The following proteins come from a genomic window of Chloroflexi bacterium ADurb.Bin180:
- the recX gene encoding Regulatory protein RecX: MQHKITALRYQKRNRHRVNVYLDGQYAFAVQDTIAGTLRVGQELSADEVTGLQGRDVAEAAYERVLNFLSYRPRSKSEVWSYLKRRAVPEELIPALIERLQTAGLLDDEAFARYWVENRESFRPRGARSLRFELRRKGVDESVANEAVTGLDEPESAYRAAENRARRMTTVDYATFRRRLDGFLQRRGFGYSVSKEVVNRLWHEIHPDEGTDDADQALPGQASA; the protein is encoded by the coding sequence ATGCAGCACAAGATCACGGCCCTGCGTTACCAGAAGAGAAACCGGCATCGGGTGAACGTCTACCTGGACGGGCAGTACGCCTTTGCCGTTCAGGACACTATCGCCGGAACTCTGCGTGTGGGGCAGGAGCTGTCAGCCGACGAGGTCACCGGGCTGCAGGGCCGCGATGTTGCCGAGGCGGCCTATGAGCGAGTGCTGAACTTTCTGAGCTATCGCCCACGCAGCAAGTCCGAGGTGTGGTCGTACCTGAAAAGACGGGCTGTACCGGAAGAGCTCATTCCGGCCCTGATCGAGCGGCTGCAGACCGCCGGGCTGCTCGACGATGAGGCCTTTGCTCGCTACTGGGTCGAGAATCGCGAGTCATTTCGGCCGCGCGGCGCGCGCTCCCTGCGTTTTGAGCTGCGTCGCAAGGGAGTGGACGAGTCCGTCGCCAACGAGGCCGTGACCGGACTCGACGAGCCAGAGAGCGCCTACCGTGCTGCAGAGAATCGGGCCAGGCGGATGACCACAGTAGACTATGCTACGTTTCGTCGGCGATTGGACGGCTTTCTGCAGCGACGCGGCTTTGGCTATAGTGTCTCAAAAGAGGTCGTGAACCGCCTGTGGCACGAGATCCATCCCGACGAGGGGACGGACGACGCAGACCAGGCACTCCCAGGCCAGGCTTCTGCCTGA
- a CDS encoding recombinase A, whose product MSDDAGKSKALDIAVGQLKKRYGEGSIMKMGDSLQFNVQVIPTGSLALDAALGTGGIPRGRITEIFGPESSGKTTLAQHIIAEAQHSGGVAAIIDTEHALDPGYAAKCGVDVDNLYISQPDTGEQALEIAEALVRSGGIDVLVIDSVAALVPRAEIEGEMGDAHVGLQARLMSQALRKLVGAIKRSNAAVIFTNQLRSKIGILYGNPETTTGGNALKFYAAVRLDMRPMEAIKQGGEVVGTRAKVRVKKNKLAPPFKSAEFDIMYNEGISKAGDALDMGVEVGVVDKKGAYFTYGDTRLGQGRENAKAFLKENPSVLEEITRKIRDSMKALSGKSFGTQDVDGKEKEEDLAEDQ is encoded by the coding sequence ATGAGTGACGACGCTGGCAAGAGCAAAGCACTCGACATCGCGGTAGGGCAACTCAAGAAGCGCTATGGCGAAGGGTCCATCATGAAGATGGGCGATTCCCTGCAGTTCAACGTCCAGGTGATCCCAACTGGATCCCTCGCGCTGGACGCTGCGCTGGGCACCGGGGGCATCCCCCGGGGCCGCATCACCGAGATCTTTGGTCCCGAGTCTTCTGGCAAGACTACCCTCGCCCAGCACATCATCGCCGAGGCCCAGCATAGCGGCGGTGTGGCGGCAATCATCGACACCGAGCATGCGCTGGACCCGGGCTATGCCGCCAAGTGCGGTGTTGACGTCGACAACCTGTACATTTCCCAGCCAGACACCGGCGAGCAGGCCCTGGAGATTGCCGAGGCGCTCGTTCGCAGCGGCGGAATCGACGTGCTGGTCATCGATTCGGTAGCGGCGCTGGTTCCGCGCGCCGAGATCGAGGGAGAGATGGGCGACGCCCACGTAGGCCTCCAGGCGCGGCTCATGTCTCAGGCATTGCGCAAGCTGGTCGGAGCGATCAAGCGCTCCAATGCGGCAGTGATCTTTACCAACCAGTTGCGGAGCAAGATCGGCATCCTCTACGGCAACCCCGAGACGACCACCGGCGGCAACGCGCTCAAGTTCTATGCCGCGGTGCGCCTCGACATGCGGCCGATGGAGGCCATCAAGCAGGGCGGCGAGGTGGTCGGAACCAGGGCCAAGGTACGGGTAAAGAAGAACAAGCTTGCCCCGCCGTTCAAGAGCGCCGAATTCGACATTATGTACAATGAAGGCATCTCCAAGGCAGGCGACGCCCTGGATATGGGCGTCGAGGTAGGCGTGGTCGACAAGAAAGGAGCCTACTTCACCTACGGGGATACGCGTCTGGGCCAGGGCCGCGAGAACGCCAAAGCGTTCCTGAAGGAGAACCCTTCGGTGCTGGAAGAGATCACGCGCAAGATTCGTGACAGCATGAAGGCGCTCTCGGGCAAGTCCTTTGGCACCCAGGACGTGGACGGCAAAGAGAAAGAAGAGGACTTGGCCGAGGATCAGTAG